The following nucleotide sequence is from Streptomyces sp. HUAS CB01.
CGGGGTGAAAGGGCTCGGCAGCCGGGGATCGAGTTCGATGCCGGAGAGGTCGACGAGCCAGGAGCCGGGGATCCTCTTGTCGAAGGCGGGCTTCTTCACGTGGACCGGGGCCGACAGGCCGACGACGAGGCGGTTCGCGGCGGCGAGGAACGCGGTGTTGACGTCGATCCCGACCGCGAACCGGCGCGCGCACTCGGCGCCGGTGAGCAGCTCGGGCTCGCGGATCCAGTCGAACGCCTCCTCGTCGAGGACCTGGTCGGGAGTGCGCTGGTGGTGACGCGGGTACAGGCCCGCGACGATCGGATGCTCGGCCGGTGCCTCAGGCGGCGCCGGGTCGACCGGCTCGGACAGCGAACCGGGCACCGCGCCGGACATCCACGTGCCCGACGCCTCGTCCCGTACGGCGCGGGTCGGCGGGCGCAGCGCCGTCATCAGCTCGAGCCCGCACACTGCCGTCGACCCGCGCGGCGTGATCACGCGGGACGCGTACCTGCCGAGCACGGCAGCGACATCCGGGGCGGGAAGCCGGGCGGTGCCGCCCCACGAGCGCGTGTCGAGCGCGTCCCACGGCAGGATCGCGAACTGCACACACTGCCGCCGGTCCCCCTCGGCAGGCCGGTAGACGCGCGCCCACGGCCCGAACCCGCGCTTCGTGAGCTTCCAGCCCGCCTTCACGATCTGCTTCACCACCGGATGGCTCTCCGGCAGCCGCAGGCCTCGCCGGTCCTCCAGCACCGGTGGCAGCCCGAGGCGTTCGGCGGCAGCCGCCGTGACCACGATGAGCGGATCCGCGTCCTTCCCCGAACGGTGCAGCCGCTCCGCTCCCAACCTCGCCTCGCCCAGCGCCCACTCCACGACCCCGACGAGTGTGTTGGCCGGGCACTCCAGCACCAGACCGCCCAGGCCGTACACGGACCCGTCGCCGTCGAGCACACCCAGCGGACCGTGCGCGAAACGCGCATCGGCGGTGACGCCGACCGGAAGGGACGGGCGCCCCGTTGTCGTCCTCCTGGGCTTCGTCGTCTTCGTCGTCTTCGTCGCCGTCGGCTGCGTCGCCGTCGTCGGCCCTGTCGTCTTCGCTGGGGCGGCGCGACGAGGTGCCGCAACGGGTGAGGCAGTGCTTGCGGAACCGGTCGCTCCGGTCTGGGTGCGGTCAGGGTCCGGTGTTGTGGGCGTAGGTGACGGCTGGGGTGTCGGCTGCGTATCGCCGGGCGCGGGGAGTGCGGCGTCCGGTGCCGTCGGGCCGGGCACCGCCTCCGGCGCCGGGTAGCGGGCCGCAAGTCCCTCCAGGAGCCGCGCGTAGGCGGCGCGTTTCGGCGCCCTCGGCTCCGTCCGGCCCGCCTCCCAGCCGCTGACCGCCTCCCGTCGGACCTGCAGGACCTTGGCCACCTGCTCCTGACTCAGACCGGCAGTCTCCCGCAGTCGCTTCCGCTCGGCCGGGTCCGGCAGTGGCTCCCTCGACGCCACCTCCTCCAGCAGAGCGTCGACCGCACCGAACAGCGTTTCCTCATCGCTCGACACGCCACACCTCCCTCCCGAACGCTACACCAATCGCACGCCATATCACGCACGAATCACACGTGTTGACATGGATCGTGCATTGCGACGGATCCGCCGGGCGGTTCCGGACGTGCCGAGCCGGGATCGAGGGGTGTTCAGCGCTTCCCCTCATGTGCCGATGGGAACAGCGAGGGCCGTTACCCGACGGCGAGTTCCCGGATCGCGGCATGGTCGAGGCGGCCGCGATCCGGACGGCTCGGAATCCGCGCGCCGGCGCGAGCGTGGGCCATTCGTGCGAACCGCCGCGCGGTGGCGCTGTTACACAGCGGGCCGAGCCGGAAGGCGGGCGCGGAGAGGCGCAGCCGAAGGGGCGCGTGGGGCGCTGGAAACCGCTTGTTGTTGATCAGTGAACGGATCGGTGCAACAGGAAACCAATTCCGTTCGGGACGGATGCGAAGTACATGCCCCTTGCAGGCAAGAGTTACGGACATGTCCGCATTTCGTCATAGCGTCCGGTTTGCGTCTCGTCGGGTCCGCGACCAGGCCACAGTGAGGGCCCTCGGCAGCAAGCCGGGAACCCGAACCGCCGCACAAGGCCCCCGAACAGGACCTTGTCAGGCACGTCCACGAAGGGGCATCCACATGTCTGCTTCCCGCATCACCCGCCGCGTCGTCGCCACCGCACTCGCCTCCGGCGCACTGCTCGCGGCGGCCGCGCTGCCGGCGACCGCGGCCGACCACGACCGGCACCACGGCTTCCGGTCGACGGTCGTCATCGGACAGGTCCAGTACGACAGCCCCGGACGCGACGACCACTCCAACCGCAGCCTCAACGCCGAATGGGTCGAGGTCCGCAACACCGGCCGACACGCGGTCAACCTCCGCGGCTACACCCTCAGCGACCGCGACGGCAACCGCTACCGCTTCGACCACCTCCGCCTCAACGGACGCTCCAGCGTCCGCGTCCACACCGGCATCGGCCGCGACACCCGCACCGACGTCTACCAGGACCGCCGCAACTACATCTGGGACAACCGCGACACCGCCACCCTCCGCAACGACCACGGCCGCACCATCGACACCAAGTCCTGGGGCCGCTTCGGACACCGCCACTGACCCCACACCCCCGCAAACCCGAGGGCCGGCCGCACCACGCGACCGGCCCCGGGCCATTCCCCGAGCAGGGCGGGACAGTCGGCGACCAGCCCGGGTACCGATCGCCCATAGGCCGACGCCAGTTGCTCACCCCCACGGTGGCCGCACCCGTTCCCCCGACCAACTGCTCCCGTGCGTCGGTCCGTCGGCGAGGGTCACCGCAGCGTGGCGGTGTCGGCGCGGTGACCGCCCCCAAGGTCGACAGCAGCGGAGACATCGACTGGTGAACTGAGCCCTGCCGATCAGCTTCGTGCCCAGACGGAGATGCCGAGGTGGAGTGCGGCCTGATGGGCGATCGCGAGCTTGCGTGTGGTCGGGCACCGCCACCGCTTGAGGTGGCTGATGCACCGCTCGACGGTGCTCCGATGCTTGCGTGCCTCGAAGCCGGGTGGACGGCCGCCGAGTCGGCCTCGTCGCAGGCGGTGGCCGACTCGGCCGGACGGCTGTGGCATGACCGTCCGGATGCCCCGGCGCCGCAGTGGGCTGCGGATGGCACGTGAGGAGTACGCGCGGTCGGCCAGAACGGACAGGGGCCGGGTCCGGGCCTGCCCAGGCCGGTGCGGGGTACGCGGATGCGGGACTTCGCCGTCTCGCAGGCGGGTGCGTCACCTGTCTGGCCTGCGGTGACGGAGTCGAGGGGCCGTGGGCGGCCGTCTGCGGCCAGGTGGACCTTGGTGCGCAGTGGCGCCCGGCGGCAGGCGGCCGGCGAGGCCCTCGGACCCGCCTTCCGGAACCACCGGCTGTGATCAGCCTCTGCGGGCGAGCAGTTGCGGAGCCGGCCCGCGACCACTCACCGCTCCCCCGGTGGCGCCCGCCCCGGCACGGGCGGCTCGCGGCGGCCGTTGAACATCCTGCACCGCGTGCGGAAAGTGTTCGGTGATCACCCTCTGCGGTCAGAGTGGATCGCGTGTGCGGTTGTCGTCCGTCTTGCGGCACGGGATGCTGGGGAGCACGAAGGGAAGCGGTGCCATGGATCGTTTTCCGCATGCGGCAAACGTCGATTTCCACAGCCCCCTGGACCCCTCCAAGGCGGCCACCGCGGTGCTCGACGACCAAGGCCGCATCGTCGGGTGGGGGTCCTCCGCCCAGCGCCTGCTCGGGCATTCCGCCGAGGAGGCACTCGGCCGGTCGGCCGGCCGGCTGCTGGAGACGTC
It contains:
- the tap gene encoding telomere-associated protein Tap; translation: MSSDEETLFGAVDALLEEVASREPLPDPAERKRLRETAGLSQEQVAKVLQVRREAVSGWEAGRTEPRAPKRAAYARLLEGLAARYPAPEAVPGPTAPDAALPAPGDTQPTPQPSPTPTTPDPDRTQTGATGSASTASPVAAPRRAAPAKTTGPTTATQPTATKTTKTTKPRRTTTGRPSLPVGVTADARFAHGPLGVLDGDGSVYGLGGLVLECPANTLVGVVEWALGEARLGAERLHRSGKDADPLIVVTAAAAERLGLPPVLEDRRGLRLPESHPVVKQIVKAGWKLTKRGFGPWARVYRPAEGDRRQCVQFAILPWDALDTRSWGGTARLPAPDVAAVLGRYASRVITPRGSTAVCGLELMTALRPPTRAVRDEASGTWMSGAVPGSLSEPVDPAPPEAPAEHPIVAGLYPRHHQRTPDQVLDEEAFDWIREPELLTGAECARRFAVGIDVNTAFLAAANRLVVGLSAPVHVKKPAFDKRIPGSWLVDLSGIELDPRLPSPFTPNGQRPDGPAWYATPTVAYAAELVANHGLPVTVEPVEAWLRPESGPYLDPWYKQLSEAYKATMADLGVVAGMDDAEFLAAMETHRQADPGTAAVLSAIKATVKGGIGKLRERPQGAGYRAGERWPALERPTWRPDIRAAVISTARVNMHRKLLKTALATQHAPAPTGHLVLGDDALVPVALLSDCAVYLSDGPSPLDVLPYTPDGKPAPGTFRLGVSPGMVKHEGTQDLMWAVRMLEEGHNPAQHIKGTDAAHEGE
- a CDS encoding lamin tail domain-containing protein, with the protein product MSASRITRRVVATALASGALLAAAALPATAADHDRHHGFRSTVVIGQVQYDSPGRDDHSNRSLNAEWVEVRNTGRHAVNLRGYTLSDRDGNRYRFDHLRLNGRSSVRVHTGIGRDTRTDVYQDRRNYIWDNRDTATLRNDHGRTIDTKSWGRFGHRH